One genomic segment of Burkholderiales bacterium includes these proteins:
- a CDS encoding sorbosone dehydrogenase family protein — DYALGPHTASLGLVFYEGKLLPARYSGGAFIGQHGSWNRNPPSGYKVIFVPFADGRPSGPPEDVLTGFLNAEGDALGRPVGVAVDKAGALLVADDVGNIVWRVTPAAAQPAAAR; from the coding sequence CGGACTACGCGCTCGGTCCGCACACGGCTTCGCTCGGCCTGGTTTTCTACGAAGGCAAGCTGTTGCCGGCGCGCTATTCGGGCGGCGCCTTCATCGGCCAGCACGGATCGTGGAATCGCAATCCGCCAAGTGGCTACAAGGTGATTTTCGTGCCGTTCGCCGACGGCCGTCCATCCGGACCGCCGGAAGACGTGCTGACCGGTTTTCTGAACGCGGAAGGCGACGCGCTCGGGCGCCCGGTCGGTGTGGCAGTCGATAAAGCGGGCGCGCTGCTGGTTGCCGATGATGTTGGCAATATCGTTTGGCGGGTGACGCCGGCCGCGGCGCAGCCCGCTGCGGCACGATAG
- a CDS encoding TonB-dependent receptor — MPAGLALGGVGEDDYGRLVVADTPKLGAGHLLYGLEVVHNDGPWSNPDNFRKINAVLRYSQGSAQNGFNVTALGYTSKGTATNQIATRAVVSGLIGRFDTLDASDGSDSERYSLAADWRRSWSAGVTRANAYVIRNELNLYSNFTYLLDDPVNGDQFEQEDRRVTSGANASHTWLGSWGGRSIENTIGVQLQNDNIQNGLFRNAARQRLSTTRQDHIVESSAGVFIENRTQWLEKFRTVAGVPGDYYRFDVTSDNPANSGVENDTIFNPKLGLIFGPWAKTEYYLNAGGGFHSNDARGTTITLDPGADIGENLSAGPSAWAGAFQGS, encoded by the coding sequence TTGCCGGCCGGCCTGGCGCTGGGCGGCGTCGGCGAAGACGATTACGGCCGCCTGGTAGTCGCCGATACGCCGAAGCTCGGCGCCGGTCATTTGCTGTACGGCCTCGAAGTGGTGCACAACGACGGGCCGTGGAGCAATCCCGACAATTTCCGAAAAATAAACGCGGTGCTGCGCTACAGCCAGGGCAGCGCGCAGAACGGTTTCAACGTGACGGCGCTGGGTTACACGAGCAAGGGAACCGCGACCAATCAGATCGCGACGCGCGCGGTCGTTTCCGGGTTGATCGGACGCTTCGATACGCTGGATGCGAGCGACGGTTCCGATTCGGAGCGCTACAGTTTGGCGGCCGATTGGCGCCGGTCATGGAGCGCCGGCGTCACGCGCGCCAATGCGTATGTCATACGAAACGAATTGAACCTCTATTCCAATTTCACGTATTTACTCGACGATCCGGTCAACGGCGATCAGTTCGAGCAGGAAGACCGGCGCGTGACCAGCGGCGCCAACGCGAGCCACACCTGGCTCGGTAGCTGGGGCGGGCGCAGCATCGAAAACACAATTGGCGTGCAGTTGCAGAACGACAACATTCAAAACGGCCTGTTTCGCAATGCCGCGCGTCAGCGGCTTTCAACCACCCGCCAGGATCACATCGTCGAATCGAGCGCCGGCGTCTTTATCGAAAATCGCACGCAATGGCTGGAAAAATTCCGCACCGTGGCCGGCGTGCCGGGCGATTACTACCGCTTCGACGTGACAAGCGACAACCCGGCCAATTCCGGCGTCGAGAACGACACCATCTTCAACCCGAAACTGGGCCTGATTTTCGGCCCGTGGGCCAAGACCGAATATTATTTGAACGCCGGCGGCGGCTTCCACAGCAACGACGCGCGCGGCACGACGATTACGCTCGATCCAGGCGCGGACATCGGCGAGAACCTGTCCGCCGGACCGAGTGCCTGGGCTGGTGCGTTCCAAGGGTCATGA
- a CDS encoding TonB-dependent receptor produces the protein MRSAIVPGLQSSLALYVLDFASELVFVGDAGNTEAGRKSRRIGFEFANFYKPVDWLIIDADIAFARARFRGDDADGAGDRIPGAIEGVATVGATVDNLGPYFGALQLRYFGPRPLIEDNRVRSSQTTLLSGRIGYKFTRNLRIALEGFNLLDRDDSQIDYFYTSRLPGEPAEGIDDIHFHPVEPRTFRITLIANF, from the coding sequence GTGCGCAGCGCGATCGTGCCCGGATTGCAAAGCTCGCTGGCGCTTTACGTGCTCGATTTCGCTTCCGAACTGGTCTTCGTCGGCGATGCCGGCAACACCGAAGCCGGCCGCAAAAGCCGCCGCATCGGTTTCGAATTCGCCAACTTTTACAAACCGGTCGACTGGCTGATCATAGACGCCGACATCGCATTCGCGCGTGCGCGTTTTCGCGGCGACGATGCGGATGGCGCCGGCGACCGCATTCCGGGCGCTATCGAAGGCGTCGCAACGGTGGGTGCGACGGTCGATAATCTGGGCCCGTATTTCGGCGCGTTGCAATTGCGTTACTTCGGCCCGCGGCCGTTGATCGAAGACAACAGGGTGCGTTCAAGTCAGACCACGCTGTTGTCGGGGCGCATCGGTTACAAATTCACCAGGAATCTGCGCATCGCGCTTGAAGGCTTCAATCTGCTCGATCGCGACGACAGCCAGATCGATTATTTCTATACCTCGCGCTTGCCAGGCGAGCCCGCGGAAGGCATCGACGACATTCATTTCCATCCGGTCGAGCCGCGCACGTTTCGCATCACGCTGATCGCGAATTTCTAG